Below is a window of Impatiens glandulifera chromosome 2, dImpGla2.1, whole genome shotgun sequence DNA.
AGGAAATCAATTTCAGGACCAAGTTTCAGAGGAAACGCGACAACAACTCCAATGGGGGTCGGCGATACGCAGAAATCATGAATGAATTGGAGCAAGTGAAGCGTGAACTTAGCAAACTCAAGCTAGACATGGCGGTCATCTTGGAGGAGAAGAATAGAGCAGAGAAAACGTCCCGAGATGCTTTGCTGAAGATGAAATCCAACTCGACCTCCATGGAAACCATCCGAAGAGAGATTGAGTTTGTTAATGAAGAACAGGTTCTAGTGGAATTGGCTAGGATTGAGGCTGCCAAAGAATTGGCAGCCATTGAATCTCaaaggaaagaagaagaagccAGATTATCAGCAAAAGTAGAGgataagagaaagaaaatggcTGAAATGTCCAGAGAAATCGAGAGCTCGAAGGAGGTTGAAGCAAAGCTAGCGATCACTACGTCCGACATCAATATGTTGCAGACTCAGCTTGAATTGGTGAGGGAAATGGATAAAATGGAGAGTTTAGGAGAGGAAAAGTCGACAGAGATGAAGTCGGTTTCTGAAGAACTTGAGGCTGCAAAGAAAGAGCTTGCTTCTGTAAAAGCAGAAGGGTTTCAGTTCATGACATCCATGGATATTATCAGAGATGAACTCAAGCATGTCATGGAAGAAATCGACCGCCTGAAGAAAACAGAAGACAAGGCAGATTTAAAGATTCAGAATTTGAATTCAAAGCTCATAAGAGCGAAAGGGAAGCTTGAAGTTGTGACATCGGCAGAGGAGAAGACCAAATCGCTTGTTTCGAACCTCGCAGTCACCCTCGAACAATTGAGAACCGAAACCGAGGCAGCggagaaagagagagatctaGTAAACGAAGAAACAGAAAACATCAAGGCCGAGATTCAGAAATCAGAGGCTGATATAGACTTAACAGAGGTAAGATTGCAGGCTGCGATTCAAGAACTTGAAGCTGTTAAAACATCGGAAGCTATGGCTTTGGAGAATCTAAAACACCTTGTGGAGAGTTCAATGAGATCAAGAGCTTCCACTTCAAAGCAAAGTTCGGAGATAACAATTTCGAATTTGGAATACGAGTATTTAACAGGGCGAGCCAAGGGAGCAGAGGAAATAGCTGATAAGAAAGTTGCAGCTTCTCGGGCATGGATCGAAGCACTAAAGGCGAGCGAGAAAGAGATGGTAATGAAAACCGAGATGGCTCAAAAGAATGTTAATGAAATGAGGGCTAAAGAGGAGAATGAAACCAGCAAAACTTTGAAGTCTCTTACAGCTACGAAAATGGTTGAAGAAGAATTATGGAATTGGAAAGAGCAATCTGAGAAGAACGTTGAATTGGGAAAACGGAGATCCTCGGTGAACATGACACCTGCTAGAAGGGCGAGGTTTCGAAAGGTTTCTTCACCTGGTTTTCGAGTAATGCCGAGATCTAATTCAACCGTGGCTAGGCGGAAGAAAAATGGTATTCCCCATTTGACAAGGTTGTTCAGTGGGAAGAGTGGAGAGCAAGAATGAGTCTTGATACATATGAATTCAGATCAAAATGAAAAACCTGTCAATAAATTTATGAGTTTGATAAGAGATCAAATGTTTATATTGGAGACAATGAATTTGgggttataataaaatatgttcaaTAAATTTATGAGTTTGATAAGAGATCAAATGTTTATATTGGAGACAATGAATTTGgggttataataaaatatgtttgaaaataatttaaaaaatatgttatcaTATATACCCAATATTGTTTCACAATTTATTTATCTCATTGATTAAATTCTCTATGAGATCATTTCACCCATTGTTTCTCCTTCTCATTGGTAATTGGGACTCGAGGTTCGGACCTAAGGCTTCCGGCCCAATCGAATTTCTTCGCCTTGGCACGGACCATGACATGCCCACTCTCAGCCGAACTTGAAGTACGAGGACGTGCATTTTCACGACCATTCTTCTTGTTCTCGTCAATCTCCACTTTTGTGGCACCTTCCATCCTTATGGTAATACTCACTTGAGTGATTGCTTCTTCCTCATTTGCTAGACTACCATGTTTCCTTTCCTTTTCGCGCAAGTAAAACCGATGCAAACGCAACGCCAATCGATAGATTCCGTCTTTGATCTCTTCCTCCAAATCCCTCTCAATTTCCTTCTCTAGCTCCCCACGAATTCTCACCTCCTCAACAGACATGGTGGTTGTCCCTTCAAGTCCCCATATagataaatcaataaaaaaaacattagaaaTAGTTAATTTTGTCTATATAATGTATTACCCTCTTGATCAAACATGGTTTATTGACGTCTTAGAAGTTGATTCCTGCAAAACCCAAATGGGATTAGTCAATAAAAATGAGATCTTGATCATTAGAATCCAGAGAACGAACTGTTGAATGCTTTTGATTCTTGAGCAAAGTAAGTCCTTTTTAAGTACTTGGTTCATGACAATGACTTTGAATATGGGTCTTATGTAAGAGTTTAATTCAGGTAGAATGATTAGGAGAACGTATGTCCGTTAATAGCCGTTATTCCAGAGggataattcaaatttaagctCCAAACATGTCTGCCATAAGTGGGCAGTTAATTGGTATTAATTTGAAAGAGATTATAACAgggagaaaatatatattttggaaGTAAATAAACAAAGTGCTTTGCTTTGAAGGAAAAAATAACATGTTCTGTTTTGGGTTGACCTTAAAGCACAATCAATTCAGTACATCTTCAAACacatgataataatattaaacaaataagtCACAGTCATCGATCTAGATTATTTTCTAATGTACAATTAGTTTGCTAAATaatatgattcaaattgaactaaattaatattgaaaCCAAGTGAATGATGTCCATAAGATTCACCAAATTAAAGGCATAGTTTAACTTGTTAACcttcatttttaatttgatgattaGATGATAATGAAATTTGAGATCTTATAATTCCTGATTTGTCAACTCATTAGAATCTTGTTTGGGTcactattatttaatttatttttagtagaTTCTTGAGCTACAAATTATAAGtggtaataataatacaaatatgaaattaattacCTAATTAATTTGGttctttctatattttttttattacctgTGACATCATGGTGCAGGTCAGggcaaaattattttaatcattcaattataatatattaaaaaaaatacatgttttcacaaagaaattaaaatttccaGCCTTtgttaccatttaaaaaaaaaatacaatttttaaagTGAGAGAGTGCAATAAGTTTATTAGTTTAAAGCCGTTCAATTTAATGAGTTGATACATAATGTcatgtaagaaaaaatattgtgg
It encodes the following:
- the LOC124927393 gene encoding protein PLASTID MOVEMENT IMPAIRED 2, producing MENARDQFDNRKMTGSSVKEIINVHGDRESMKEEDSHRHFSELSSSKTRELHFAKRDIGRLKEIKRVAETTTAHAESDLFNAKKTVSDLTSGIQEINFRTKFQRKRDNNSNGGRRYAEIMNELEQVKRELSKLKLDMAVILEEKNRAEKTSRDALLKMKSNSTSMETIRREIEFVNEEQVLVELARIEAAKELAAIESQRKEEEARLSAKVEDKRKKMAEMSREIESSKEVEAKLAITTSDINMLQTQLELVREMDKMESLGEEKSTEMKSVSEELEAAKKELASVKAEGFQFMTSMDIIRDELKHVMEEIDRLKKTEDKADLKIQNLNSKLIRAKGKLEVVTSAEEKTKSLVSNLAVTLEQLRTETEAAEKERDLVNEETENIKAEIQKSEADIDLTEVRLQAAIQELEAVKTSEAMALENLKHLVESSMRSRASTSKQSSEITISNLEYEYLTGRAKGAEEIADKKVAASRAWIEALKASEKEMVMKTEMAQKNVNEMRAKEENETSKTLKSLTATKMVEEELWNWKEQSEKNVELGKRRSSVNMTPARRARFRKVSSPGFRVMPRSNSTVARRKKNGIPHLTRLFSGKSGEQE
- the LOC124927395 gene encoding uncharacterized protein LOC124927395 is translated as MFDQEGTTTMSVEEVRIRGELEKEIERDLEEEIKDGIYRLALRLHRFYLREKERKHGSLANEEEAITQVSITIRMEGATKVEIDENKKNGRENARPRTSSSAESGHVMVRAKAKKFDWAGSLRSEPRVPITNEKEKQWVK